Part of the Trichoderma asperellum chromosome 1, complete sequence genome is shown below.
ACCACGATATTGAATCCCAGCTACAGGCTACCCCATCTACAAAGGTCTCGCACTGGAGAGTCCTCCTCGACCAGACTGGCGTTACCCAGGAAGTGCTGGATTTCAACTACACCGGCCAGGGCACCACCGAGTCTCCTTACCTTGTCGAATTCATCCCCGACGACCCATGGAATCCCATGACCTTCAAGGACTCATTCAAATGGGCCGTCACTCTCATCCAAGCCAGCGCGGCCCTCTCTGTCTCCTTCGCTAGTTCTGCCTACTCGGGTGGTATCAGTGAGATCATCATGCAGTTTGATATTTCCGCTGAAGTCGCCATCCTGGGTGTGTCCTTGTTCGTCATGGGCTTTGCTATTGGACCTCTCCTCTGGGCCCCATTGTCCGAACTGTACGGCCGTCAGAAAACCTTCTTCGTCAGTTACATGGCCTTGTCCGCCTTCAGTGCTGGAGCCGCTGGTTCCCAGAACATTGCTACCCTCGTTATCCTTCGATTCTTTGCCGGCGCATTTGGATCTTCTCCCCTGACGAATGCCGGTGGTGTTATTGCCGACATGTTCAAGGCCGACCAGCGAGGAGTTGCTTTCAGTATCTTTGCTATGGCTCCTTTCTTGGGTCCGGCTCTTGGCCCGATTGCAGGTGGTTTCCTTGGCGAGTCAAAGGGCTGGCGATGGGTCGAGGGATTGATCGCCATCTTCACTGGTGTCGTTTGGATTCTCAGCTCTGTCGTCTACCCCGAGACATACGCCCCAGTTCTGCTCCGCCAACGTGCCGGTGCTCTGAGCAAGAAGACTGGCAAGGTTTACATTTCCAAGCTCGAGGCGGGACAGGGAACCAAGACAATTGGTGATCAGCTCAAGGTTTCCCTGTTGAggccttggcagcttctCATCAAGGAGCCCATCGTCCTTCTCATCTCTCTGTACATGGCCATCATCTATGGCACTCTCTACATGTGCTTCGCTGCTTTTCCCATCGTCTTCCAACAAGGTCGTGGCTGGAGCCCCGGCATTGGCGGTCTCGCATTCATCGGCATTGCCATTGGTATGACCATTTCTACTGTTGGATCTATGCTTGACAACAAGCGATATCTgaaggctgctgccaaggctcCTGATGGCAACGCACCCCCCGAAGCCCGTCTGCCACCAGCCATTCTTGGATCCATTCTGATTCCTATTGGCCTCTTCTGGTTCGCATGGACCAACGGCCCTAGCGTTCACTGGGTTGTCTCCATCATTGGTTCCGTTTTCTTTGCGTCCGGTATTGTCTTGGTGTTCCTCTCGCTGATGAACTACCTTGTTGACTCTTGTAAGTCACCATCCCCTTTCTTGATCGGCCCTTCCAATCAGTGTATAATGACGGCTAATAATAATTGAAATAGATGTTGTTTTCGCCGCTTCAGCCCTGGCTGCCAGTTCCGTCCTTCGATCCCTCTTCGGCGCCGCTTTCCCGCTGTTCACCACCTACATGTATCAAAACTTGGGAGTCCACTGGGCGAGCTCCATTCCCGCCTTCTTGGCTCTGGCTTGCGTTCCCTTCCCCGCTCTCTTCTACAAATACGGCGATAGGATCCGTGCCAAGTGCCAATATGCTTCCGAAGCCGCGGCTGTTCTTGCGAGAATGCGAGCTAAGCACGTCGAAGTTACCGAGGACCAGGCCATTGAGGAAGTTCAAGAGCATGAGAAGGAGAGGCGAGCCAGCCTGGCACTGCAGAGAGAACAAAGCCGTGCCAGCCGTGCTAGCCGTGCCAGCCGTGCTTAAACCCAAAAGATTTTTCCATATTCATTCTATACAATGAATCTCAACTCTCCTCAACCTTTACATTCAACTGGATTTATCACCACTATCCCCTTCTTCGTTTCTCTCTCGACATTTCGTTTTCTTGTATCAGCATGACAGCGAGTCACACGCTTACTTGCGAATACTTGTTTTCACAGaactttttctattttttttatgaaaCCTTCATAGTCATATCGAAGCGATAGAATTTCATCGGTTCAGAATTTTTTCCCGGTTTTTGAATTACGGCCACGTGGAACGGATATATGCATTGGTTAATATATAGAGGcgtcctctttttttttcatgacgaggacgaaagcaaaaaagagataATGGGATGCGGAAGCATATAAATATGCTTGCCGCAGTAATGGAGAGCAGGGCTTTATGCGTTTGACGTATGGCCAACTCACTCTTAGCGTtaatttgtttgtttgtttgtttgtttgtttgtttcagCTTCACTTGTTCAGGATACCAATATAGCATGTACATAGATAGAataagagaaacaaaaagttGAATACTCAGAACCTAAGTTGACACGGAAGTATGGTGTAAGTGACAATGTCTTGTGGATGATGGATGAGCCCAGATATGACCCGCATGTGTAAAAGAGCCGTTGCCAGTATGTTGTAACGCGTACCTTTGGCCGGAATTTCTATCATGGAGGTTAGTTGACAAATGTCTCCATGGCCGTTTATAGCTGTTCTCAGTCTCTGGATGTATTGATATATCTTCTTAGTTCCTTACGATGATTGATACAGTGCTGCGAGACATGGCGGCTCAATTTGTGTTGCACCTGAATGTAACCACACAGCAGGCATCCCCCAGCCATCGAACTATGCAAAGCGGGGACCGATATAGATTACATGATATCATGACACATTCTTGATCAACTTGCGGCTCAACGCCACTTTGACATCCGTTCTATGAGGACACCAGTACAGGGGACGGCCAGGTGTCCCAATACCCGCCAAGTACATCTCTCACTGTACAAATACACGTATTGCGTAATTGGTACCTGGCGCCAAATTCCACGCACTGGTCGACTGGTCTCGGTAGGTACCGCGCTGGTCTCGGCGCTAAGCCGCTGGGCTGGTCCCGAACAGGCAAGGATGGCACCGTGTGCGATCGGGAAGATTCAGCGCTGTCGGCACTGGGAGGGGCCCCGCGAAAGTTGGTGCCAAACGCCCGCGTCGCCAACAGAAAAATAAACCGCCAACCAGCAGCTTTCCATGCTGAAACCCGCGTTTGCGTCCCCTCATTTTCAGCCTCACTGCATTCCTCTTTGttgttctcttctttttctttacggGTCTTTTATCGATTCTGTCTTTACTgcccaaaaaagaaataaagaaagagaaggaaagaaacgaCATATAGTTCATTGCCCTTCTCATATCTTTGCGAGGGGGCCTAACGACTATGGCGAGGCGATCGCAGCCTAGCACGGACTCGTCACCGACATCATTCTACACTGGCAAAGAGGAAGACTCGGAGCTCACGTCCAAGTCGACAACTGCGAGCACACCGACCACTGGCTCGCCGTGTCTGTATAGAACGGCACGAGAGCTGCCTCACGAGCTGAAAGAGCACTGCCAGATATTCCTCGAAGAACAGTTATGTATGCATATGTCACCCCCTCCTCTGATGCCAATGCGCTTCCCATTGGTGCCATCTATATCGGCGGTGCTAACCATTCTGGCGACCATCAGACACTTGCGCCATCAATCTCCTCATTAGCATCCTCGGCTCCGGCATATCGAGATCATCACCCAGCGGCAAACCCGTGCCCGTACCGCCGCCGAGCCACCTCGCACTTCTGAGCACCATCGCCGTTCACCCGCTACACACCACGCGTGTCGACAAACCAGAACATCTCGacgtctcttctctcgccttGGGCTACCTCCGCAACGTTCTCAAAGTGGTGGGACCGCTTCACGCCGACTTCCGGACCGCCTTCCAGTTCCGCGCCGTGCCGCGATGGAACCGTCGAGCAGCAGGACATACCGGCCATGATAGCGACAGCGAGATGTCTGATGGAGACTCAGAGGGCGGCCTCGATGTATTGCGTGGCAGGATTGCGAACGAGGGCGGCGTGTGGGCCAAAGGCCAGGATTTCTGGTCCACGGTCGGGTGGGCATTTCACTGCTGCACGCTGATGCCGCACCGATGGCGGTACTGGAAGGCATGGCTGGAGTTTATGCTGGATGTGCTAGATGCCGACTGGGAGGAGCGGAGGCGCCGCGATCTGGAAGACTACGAGATAAGGGGACGATTGGGGGATGTGCCCACGACGTGGCGGTCCGAGTCCATGTTGGTCATGTACATGGACCAGAAGGACGGTCGTCATTCTGGCCCCAAGGGCATCATGAAGGCGCTGTTTGCTTACAACGGaagcatttcttcttcatcgtttCAAGAGGTTTTCGATAAAGAGCACAAGGGGCCAAGGCCGCGGGGGAAGAAGCGGAAACGTGAGGCGGTTCTTGACCTGGCCAACGATAAGTTTGGCGACTATTtcgacgaagacgagtcCATCTCGTCCGGCGTCTCTGAGCCCCCGACCCCTCATAAGCAGCGCGCTAAGAGTGAAGCCTCGGGGGTCGGCGCTGGCATGGTAGAGTCTATTCAGTTGCGGTTGCGGCTATTCAAGTTGCTTTCCGCAGCCACGCATGACCTGCGCAAGCGGCAGGAGCTGGACAGGCTTTACGAAGACTTCGCAGCCGGCATGAAAGTTCTCCCCCTGGATATATTCGCCCTCCTCGTCTCTCATCGGCCCAGCGTGCTGTTGCCAGAGTCACAAATCACCCTCACCAGGGAGCTCTTCCACCTGCTCCTCCCGTCGTCCTACAAGGACCCCCGCAAGGTCGATCCGGAAGGCGATTCGGTGGGCAGTCTAACGATGCCTATGCTGGAACACTGCTACGTCTGCTACCCCGCCAATACGATTGGCCTGGAGGACAATGCCaagctgtcgctgctggtgGAGAGCGCGATACAGCTGCTGTGGTTCTGCGATATGATCGAGTATACGGACAGCTTCGCTGACGCGGTCGACAAGGGCATAGAGGCGAGGGTGAAGAAggcgcagaggaagaggacgggGCGGACAAAGGCCGATGCGAGCGATTCGCATGCTTTCACCGTGATGGAGGCTTCTGCTGATCGGATCCGAATTTTGTTGGACGTATTGAGTGCATCGACTTGATTTGAGTGGCGTTATACAGCGTGCATTTCGCTTGcttggcgttttttttttctcctttcccTGATGGAGGATTATTTGGTTTGGATTGGTCGATTGTTTTGTAACGAAGAGCGTGTTTATCATCACGATTTCAAGAGACGAAATCCTTATAGGAAGAGAATTGGGAGCAAGGCGTTTTTTGGGCAACTGAATAGGGAACATCCCGGGTCTGTGGGGGGTATACATTCTAGGTAATGATACATATAATACATGtctatccatccatcaatCCATATGCGTACATACTGGACTCAATCATAATGTAGATGGCGTCGTTTCGTTCGAACTTGCTCGTCCTATGTGTTTCATTTGGTCGTTTTCCCCTTACTCGTCATCAATTTTTTTAGTCCGCTTTGCCATGTCTCATCGTTTTTTCGCCGCAGCCGTAGGATTCCACGCCGTAGGCTGCCAATTCTCGCCCGGGCCTTgcgccctcgccctcgcccaaGGATCCTTCGCATcaatcttttcttcctccaatTTCGTCGCCTGcaatctctctttcctcgtcgccttattcttcttcttctcctcacccTCTACCGGCTGCGCCCTctcctcagcagccaaaggcagcctcctcctcgccgccggctcctcctcctcccccctcGGCGCCTCCATAACTCTCGGCTTCGCCTCCCAGCGCGCGTCGGCCTCGGCGGCAAGCAGCTTGATCCTCTCCTGGCGCACCAGCTCGGCGCGCTGCTCCTCGAGCGTCGGGGGCTCGCGCCGCGTGTGCCGCAGCCACTGGTGCCATTGGGGGCTGACTTTTACCTGCGAGTAGTGCGTCGATCTGGGGTAGGAGACGATGCGGCGCCAGCGCTCGGAGGAGTCTTGGGCGCCGCGGGTGAGGCGGAATTCCCAGAAGGTGTTGCCTTGGAGATCAAAGCctaggggggaaaaaaaagagagaactGGTATTagcaaaaggaaaagaaattggAAATTCATATATGATAAGCAGCAGAGAGGTAGCTCTGGGGCAAAAGTAACTTTGTAGGCTTATACTTACCAATGAGGAAGCGCTTCCGCCAGGGAAGGCGCAGGGCCTTCCATTTATACCATGCCTGAGCAAAAGGGCCTATTCGCTTCGGCGTTCCTGACATGAGGATGTGGTGGGTGAGGGTTTGTCCtggaaagggggggaagctggaagagagaagaaacttttttttgtccccttCCTCTTTGCTGGGAGAAAGATAATGCTGTCATtgtatgcatgtgcatgGAGCATCGAGCGTGTGGCGGTGCCCCCaccattggctgctgctctccatGATACCAGCCACAGCAGTCAGCCAGGTACCTAGTGCTAACTA
Proteins encoded:
- a CDS encoding uncharacterized protein (EggNog:ENOG41), translated to MARRSQPSTDSSPTSFYTGKEEDSELTSKSTTASTPTTGSPCLYRTARELPHELKEHCQIFLEEQLYTCAINLLISILGSGISRSSPSGKPVPVPPPSHLALLSTIAVHPLHTTRVDKPEHLDVSSLALGYLRNVLKVVGPLHADFRTAFQFRAVPRWNRRAAGHTGHDSDSEMSDGDSEGGLDVLRGRIANEGGVWAKGQDFWSTVGWAFHCCTLMPHRWRYWKAWLEFMLDVLDADWEERRRRDLEDYEIRGRLGDVPTTWRSESMLVMYMDQKDGRHSGPKGIMKALFAYNGSISSSSFQEVFDKEHKGPRPRGKKRKREAVLDLANDKFGDYFDEDESISSGVSEPPTPHKQRAKSEASGVGAGMVESIQLRLRLFKLLSAATHDLRKRQELDRLYEDFAAGMKVLPLDIFALLVSHRPSVLLPESQITLTRELFHLLLPSSYKDPRKVDPEGDSVGSLTMPMLEHCYVCYPANTIGLEDNAKLSLLVESAIQLLWFCDMIEYTDSFADAVDKGIEARVKKAQRKRTGRTKADASDSHAFTVMEASADRIRILLDVLSAST
- a CDS encoding uncharacterized protein (EggNog:ENOG41~TransMembrane:12 (i99-120o132-155i167-186o192-214i226-247o253-275i332-356o368-389i410-431o437-461i468-493o505-525i)); the encoded protein is MSEEKPVVPEEVPPPSTSSSASASSATVTTPDHDIESQLQATPSTKVSHWRVLLDQTGVTQEVLDFNYTGQGTTESPYLVEFIPDDPWNPMTFKDSFKWAVTLIQASAALSVSFASSAYSGGISEIIMQFDISAEVAILGVSLFVMGFAIGPLLWAPLSELYGRQKTFFVSYMALSAFSAGAAGSQNIATLVILRFFAGAFGSSPLTNAGGVIADMFKADQRGVAFSIFAMAPFLGPALGPIAGGFLGESKGWRWVEGLIAIFTGVVWILSSVVYPETYAPVLLRQRAGALSKKTGKVYISKLEAGQGTKTIGDQLKVSLLRPWQLLIKEPIVLLISLYMAIIYGTLYMCFAAFPIVFQQGRGWSPGIGGLAFIGIAIGMTISTVGSMLDNKRYLKAAAKAPDGNAPPEARLPPAILGSILIPIGLFWFAWTNGPSVHWVVSIIGSVFFASGIVLVFLSLMNYLVDSYVVFAASALAASSVLRSLFGAAFPLFTTYMYQNLGVHWASSIPAFLALACVPFPALFYKYGDRIRAKCQYASEAAAVLARMRAKHVEVTEDQAIEEVQEHEKERRASLALQREQSRASRASRASRA